A genomic stretch from uncultured Pseudodesulfovibrio sp. includes:
- a CDS encoding carboxymuconolactone decarboxylase family protein — MTRYERGLEKLNEIDGQAGTHVIESLKDIAPDFADLLIEFPFGDIYSRPGLDIQSREIATIAALTAMGNATPQLKVHISAGLNVGLSKEQIIETIMQMAVYAGFPAALNGLFAAKEIFDQ; from the coding sequence ATGACACGGTACGAAAGGGGACTCGAAAAGCTTAATGAGATTGACGGGCAGGCAGGGACACATGTCATTGAGAGCCTGAAAGACATCGCTCCCGACTTCGCGGATCTCCTCATCGAATTTCCATTTGGAGATATCTATTCCCGTCCGGGATTGGACATCCAGTCCCGCGAGATTGCAACCATAGCGGCCCTGACCGCCATGGGCAACGCAACCCCGCAGCTCAAAGTTCATATATCAGCAGGCCTGAATGTGGGCTTGAGCAAAGAACAGATCATTGAAACGATCATGCAAATGGCTGTCTATGCAGGCTTTCCGGCTGCCCTGAACGGCCTGTTTGCTGCAAAGGAGATATTTGATCAGTAG
- a CDS encoding MerR family transcriptional regulator: MTISELAKQLGLSPHTLRYYEKIGLIRNVERIGSRRTYTKQDRLWLEFIKRLKATGMPLKQILRYSELRYAGAATITERKTMLLSHRQDLEQNIKKLQRHLVALDQKIKTYEALEAEHDTVRKGTRKA; the protein is encoded by the coding sequence ATGACTATCAGCGAACTGGCAAAACAGCTTGGATTATCCCCGCACACGTTGCGGTATTATGAGAAAATCGGCCTGATCCGTAATGTAGAAAGAATCGGCAGCAGACGGACTTACACCAAACAAGACCGACTCTGGCTGGAATTCATCAAACGACTCAAGGCGACCGGCATGCCGCTCAAGCAGATCCTGCGATACTCGGAGCTACGCTATGCCGGGGCTGCAACTATTACCGAACGCAAAACCATGCTTCTTTCTCACAGGCAGGACTTGGAGCAAAACATCAAAAAGCTCCAACGCCATCTGGTCGCTCTCGACCAGAAGATCAAAACCTACGAAGCATTGGAGGCAGAACATGACACGGTACGAAAGGGGACTCGAAAAGCTTAA
- a CDS encoding cobyric acid synthase translates to MEKQTLFAGIPDMLDEQKYAHGGNVRRMAETAGCAPEDILDFSANVNPLGPPPWLGQVVGQALQDVDSYPDPECHDLVMAASEKYKIWPTQVLAGNGASELLFALAGMGQHRQAIIPSPTYVDYARACKAHRLPIVEAGMTEDFQVDFPAMGSLLTTPSVVFLCSPNNPTGTMFSPDDLREVAAMFPQSRFVVDASFSDFLPENTDRLIRNRPANVVTVLSLTKFYAIPGIRLGLAFADPEVLLRLKQRMPAWSVNTLAQSVGIKCLRDTQYAAETREQTALLRESLASGLRNIPGIKVLPGTANYLLCRVELIGQDAVMLRDKLLAEHRIGIRLCGNYTGLDDSWFRVAVRSQDENEQLIRAMEAVSGTARPPIIRRNKRTPALMLQGTSSNAGKSVLAAAFCRIFLQDGYNVAPFKAQNMSLNSYVTDQGGEMGRAQVTQAMACRLKPDVRMNPVLLKPGSDTGSQVIVMGQPVGNMAVREYVEYKPRAWEAVKTAYDSLANEYDIMVLEGAGSPAEVNLKHHDIVNMTMARYADARVLLAGDIDRGGVFASMVGTMSLLTPMERSLVEGFLINRFRGDATLLEPAFGQMFEHTGKPVLGTIPYIHSLGLPEEDSVSFKEGLRPDGEKLPADQCVEIVVVDLPRISNFNDIDPLFAEPDVKVRVVTDARDVGTPDAVILPGSKSTVPDMKVLKGTGMAAVLRELAGSGHKTRIVGICGGFQMLGDIVDDPYGLESETTRVEGFGLLPVQTSLAPEKTLTRTRGVHSSSGQSVHGYEIHHGQTVPLSDSLRVALRNNAGEPLGYGRADGRIFGTYLHGLFDADEFRRWFVDQLRMDKGLSPLEHVQTRFDLEDAIDNLASIVREAVCMDSIYKSLGLSGCCAQASLFYKIGG, encoded by the coding sequence ATGGAAAAACAGACCTTGTTTGCGGGGATTCCCGATATGCTGGATGAGCAGAAGTATGCTCATGGCGGGAATGTACGCCGTATGGCCGAAACTGCCGGGTGCGCACCCGAAGACATCCTTGATTTCTCTGCCAATGTGAATCCGCTCGGGCCGCCTCCGTGGTTGGGGCAGGTGGTCGGGCAGGCCTTGCAAGATGTGGATTCCTACCCGGACCCGGAGTGTCATGATCTCGTTATGGCTGCGTCCGAGAAATACAAGATCTGGCCCACGCAGGTGCTTGCCGGGAATGGCGCGTCCGAATTGCTATTCGCTCTCGCGGGTATGGGGCAGCACCGGCAGGCCATTATCCCGTCGCCCACCTATGTTGATTATGCGCGGGCATGCAAGGCGCACCGACTGCCCATTGTCGAAGCGGGCATGACCGAAGACTTTCAGGTGGACTTCCCGGCCATGGGGTCACTGCTCACCACGCCTTCCGTGGTGTTTCTGTGTAGTCCGAACAACCCTACGGGCACGATGTTTTCGCCGGACGATCTGCGCGAGGTTGCGGCCATGTTTCCGCAATCGCGTTTTGTGGTGGATGCTTCCTTTAGTGACTTCCTGCCTGAGAATACGGATCGGCTCATCCGTAATAGACCGGCCAATGTCGTCACTGTCCTGTCCCTGACTAAATTTTACGCCATTCCCGGTATTCGGCTTGGACTGGCCTTTGCCGACCCGGAGGTTCTCCTGCGGCTCAAACAGCGGATGCCCGCCTGGTCTGTGAACACGTTGGCCCAGAGTGTTGGCATCAAGTGCCTGCGAGACACGCAATACGCTGCCGAAACTCGGGAGCAGACCGCTTTGCTGCGGGAATCACTTGCCTCGGGGCTGCGCAATATTCCGGGTATCAAAGTTTTGCCGGGAACAGCCAATTACCTGCTCTGTCGGGTCGAACTGATTGGGCAGGATGCCGTTATGCTGCGTGACAAGCTACTGGCTGAGCATCGTATAGGCATCCGTTTGTGCGGCAACTATACCGGACTGGATGACAGTTGGTTTCGGGTTGCCGTACGGAGTCAGGACGAGAATGAACAGTTGATCCGGGCCATGGAAGCGGTCAGTGGGACGGCGCGCCCTCCGATCATCAGGCGCAATAAACGGACTCCGGCGCTGATGCTTCAGGGTACCAGCTCCAATGCTGGCAAGTCCGTGCTTGCGGCGGCGTTTTGCCGGATATTTTTGCAGGACGGCTACAACGTGGCGCCATTCAAGGCGCAGAACATGTCCCTTAATTCGTATGTAACGGATCAGGGCGGGGAGATGGGACGGGCCCAGGTGACACAGGCCATGGCCTGTCGGTTGAAACCGGACGTGCGCATGAATCCGGTGTTGCTTAAACCCGGCTCCGACACAGGCTCGCAGGTGATTGTCATGGGGCAGCCTGTGGGTAATATGGCTGTGCGTGAGTATGTGGAGTACAAGCCCCGCGCCTGGGAGGCGGTCAAGACCGCATACGATTCTCTCGCCAACGAGTACGATATCATGGTGCTTGAGGGAGCGGGCAGTCCGGCTGAAGTGAATTTGAAACACCACGATATCGTGAATATGACCATGGCCAGATACGCGGATGCACGGGTTCTGCTGGCTGGCGACATCGATCGCGGTGGGGTATTCGCGTCCATGGTCGGTACCATGAGTCTGCTTACCCCCATGGAGCGATCGCTGGTGGAAGGCTTTCTCATCAACCGATTCCGGGGTGACGCCACGTTGCTGGAACCCGCATTCGGGCAGATGTTCGAACACACGGGCAAGCCGGTGCTCGGCACCATTCCGTATATTCATTCGCTCGGTCTGCCTGAAGAGGATTCCGTATCCTTCAAGGAAGGGCTGCGGCCTGACGGTGAGAAACTGCCTGCCGACCAATGCGTGGAGATTGTGGTGGTGGATCTGCCGCGCATATCGAATTTCAACGACATCGACCCACTGTTTGCCGAGCCGGACGTCAAAGTTCGTGTGGTGACGGATGCCCGGGACGTGGGCACGCCGGACGCTGTTATTCTGCCCGGTTCCAAGTCTACAGTTCCAGACATGAAGGTGCTCAAGGGAACCGGCATGGCCGCCGTCCTGCGCGAGCTGGCTGGTAGCGGTCACAAAACGCGTATTGTCGGTATCTGTGGCGGCTTTCAAATGCTCGGCGATATAGTGGACGATCCGTACGGCCTGGAGTCCGAGACCACCCGTGTGGAAGGATTCGGCCTGCTCCCGGTGCAGACTTCGCTTGCGCCGGAAAAGACCCTGACCCGGACGCGGGGAGTGCATTCATCGTCCGGGCAGAGTGTGCACGGCTATGAGATTCACCACGGTCAGACCGTGCCGTTGTCTGACTCTCTGCGTGTGGCCTTGCGTAACAATGCGGGTGAACCGTTGGGATATGGCAGGGCGGACGGGCGTATTTTCGGCACATATCTTCACGGGCTATTTGATGCCGATGAGTTTCGTCGCTGGTTTGTCGACCAATTGCGTATGGACAAGGGATTGTCTCCGCTGGAGCATGTCCAGACCCGGTTCGACCTTGAGGACGCCATCGACAACCTGGCGAGTATCGTGCGAGAAGCCGTGTGCATGGACTCCATCTACAAGTCACTGGGCTTGAGCGGATGCTGTGCGCAGGCGAGTCTGTTCTACAAAATCGGCGGTTAA
- a CDS encoding sensor domain-containing diguanylate cyclase: protein MMIVQKALKLFLIIIGIVSIFLLCAATFIYRSGMASFLEEVKKGEQHIIELQAAAIQSEFAAIISDVEFLATENELVEYLDSDDKTVILDIQKEYIAMSHAKKVYDQLRFLDAHGMEVIRVNENEGSPSAVSSPHLQNKQKRYYFTGTIALAEGEIFVSPLDLNVEEEMIETPLKPIIRFGTPVFDSNAKKRGVIIINYAANRLLGKLVDVGSENHGDSMLINTEGYWLLGPDKTKEWGFMYPDRTDETFSNQYPKEWQFITATKKGQLRTVNGLFSFAVIHPLKDGSQTTTEASSGPVPKSENADSAYSWVLLSHIPPTIINNQSQALVFKLLTGGGVLFILIAFGAWHLAMAITRRNLYQSQLIVMAMYDSLTGLPNRKLFFDHLSTGMALAKRHNRTLAILYIDLDGFKNVNDTLGHEAGDELLKKTGKRLSAIVRESDTVARLGGDEFAIILTEINNDADAVQVGNKIVAALCRDFTLRSGTVKVGASVGVAICPDEGCDEKELIKLADQAMYESKAKGKNTCTMAHFNASMSDC, encoded by the coding sequence ATGATGATAGTTCAAAAAGCCCTGAAACTTTTTTTGATCATTATCGGCATCGTCAGCATATTTTTGCTCTGTGCCGCTACGTTCATCTACCGTAGCGGGATGGCCTCTTTTCTTGAGGAGGTCAAAAAAGGGGAACAGCACATCATTGAACTGCAGGCCGCAGCCATTCAGAGTGAATTTGCCGCCATCATCAGCGATGTGGAATTTCTCGCCACGGAAAACGAGCTTGTCGAATATCTCGATTCCGACGATAAAACAGTGATTCTGGATATCCAGAAAGAGTACATCGCCATGTCGCATGCCAAAAAGGTGTACGACCAACTCCGCTTTCTGGATGCCCATGGAATGGAAGTAATTCGGGTCAACGAGAATGAAGGGTCACCTTCGGCTGTTTCCTCACCACACCTCCAAAATAAGCAGAAAAGGTACTACTTTACCGGCACCATTGCCCTTGCCGAAGGGGAAATATTCGTCTCCCCTCTCGACCTCAACGTGGAAGAAGAGATGATAGAAACTCCCCTGAAACCCATCATCCGTTTCGGCACTCCGGTATTTGACTCAAATGCAAAAAAGAGAGGAGTCATCATCATCAACTACGCAGCAAACAGGCTGCTCGGAAAGCTCGTCGATGTTGGGAGCGAAAATCACGGGGACAGCATGCTCATCAATACAGAAGGTTACTGGCTACTCGGCCCTGACAAGACAAAGGAATGGGGATTCATGTACCCTGACCGGACAGATGAAACCTTTTCCAACCAGTATCCCAAAGAATGGCAGTTCATTACGGCCACGAAAAAGGGACAGCTCAGAACTGTCAACGGCCTCTTCTCTTTTGCAGTAATTCACCCCCTGAAGGACGGCTCCCAAACAACCACCGAGGCTTCCTCAGGGCCTGTGCCCAAGAGCGAGAACGCCGATTCAGCCTATTCTTGGGTGTTGTTGTCTCACATCCCCCCCACAATCATAAACAATCAGAGTCAAGCACTTGTCTTCAAGCTGCTGACTGGTGGTGGAGTGCTGTTCATATTGATTGCATTTGGCGCATGGCACCTCGCCATGGCTATTACCCGGAGGAACCTCTACCAGTCTCAACTGATTGTCATGGCCATGTACGACTCCCTGACAGGTCTTCCGAATCGCAAGCTTTTCTTTGACCATCTGTCAACAGGAATGGCTTTGGCAAAAAGACACAACCGGACACTCGCCATTCTTTATATCGACCTGGATGGGTTCAAGAACGTCAACGACACCCTGGGCCATGAAGCCGGGGATGAGCTATTGAAAAAGACCGGGAAACGGTTGTCCGCGATTGTCAGGGAATCGGATACCGTAGCCCGTCTGGGCGGCGATGAGTTCGCCATCATTCTGACCGAAATCAACAATGACGCGGACGCCGTTCAGGTGGGGAACAAGATCGTAGCCGCTCTTTGCAGGGATTTCACCTTGCGGTCAGGAACCGTGAAGGTCGGCGCAAGCGTCGGCGTCGCCATTTGTCCCGACGAAGGGTGCGATGAAAAGGAACTCATCAAATTGGCGGATCAAGCCATGTATGAATCCAAAGCCAAAGGGAAGAATACCTGCACCATGGCTCACTTCAACGCCTCGATGTCAGACTGTTAA